One Faecalicatena sp. Marseille-Q4148 DNA window includes the following coding sequences:
- a CDS encoding AAA family ATPase, which yields MDIKRAKQEIKDAVEAYLMKDEDGEYAISSIRQRPVLLMGPPGIGKTQIMEQIARECGINLVAYTITHHTRQSAVGLPFIKEKMYGGQAYSVTEYTMSEIIAAVYEKMEQTGIREGILFIDEINCVSETLAPTMLQFLQCKTFGNQKVPEGWVIAAAGNPPEYNKSVREFDVVTLDRIKMIHVEENFEVWKEYAYREGIHPAILAYLELKKENFYRMETTVDGKRFVTARGWEDLSELIKAYEKLDKTIDREIVYQYIRHWKIAKDFANYLELYAKYKKDYGLEKILEGQYSDSTLERLKFAAFDERLSVVGLLLGKLNELFRNAYDTDRFVTELFGWLKSFQAAGGAFTETILAAEQKYEGLRTAEQMTKAENRMAKRICTTLEGYGKAILLEHLQGEDALRYVKEAFAQEVQRRELSIKTVGAALEHAFLFLEAAFGESQEMVIFVTELDTNYYAIQFIKENGCDLYYKHHRGMLFEETREEILSELNEVEQEMREKE from the coding sequence ATGGACATCAAGCGTGCAAAACAGGAAATAAAAGATGCGGTGGAAGCGTATCTGATGAAAGATGAGGATGGAGAATATGCCATCTCATCGATCCGGCAGCGACCTGTGCTTCTGATGGGCCCGCCAGGAATCGGAAAGACACAGATTATGGAGCAGATTGCCAGAGAGTGCGGGATTAATCTTGTGGCTTACACAATTACACATCATACAAGACAGAGTGCGGTGGGGCTGCCGTTTATTAAAGAAAAAATGTACGGTGGACAAGCTTATTCAGTTACAGAATATACGATGAGTGAGATTATTGCAGCCGTATATGAGAAGATGGAGCAGACCGGAATACGGGAGGGAATTTTGTTTATTGATGAGATTAATTGCGTCTCAGAAACACTTGCACCGACAATGCTGCAGTTTCTCCAGTGCAAGACATTCGGCAATCAGAAAGTGCCGGAGGGCTGGGTAATTGCAGCAGCCGGGAATCCGCCGGAGTATAATAAATCTGTTCGGGAGTTTGATGTTGTTACGTTAGACCGGATTAAGATGATCCATGTAGAAGAAAACTTTGAAGTATGGAAGGAATATGCTTATCGGGAAGGAATCCATCCGGCAATCCTTGCTTATCTGGAGCTAAAAAAAGAAAATTTCTATCGTATGGAAACAACGGTAGATGGCAAGCGATTTGTGACGGCACGAGGCTGGGAAGATTTATCGGAATTAATCAAGGCATATGAGAAACTTGATAAGACGATTGACCGGGAAATTGTGTATCAGTATATACGACATTGGAAAATTGCAAAGGATTTTGCAAATTATTTAGAATTGTATGCAAAATACAAAAAAGATTATGGTCTGGAGAAGATTTTGGAAGGACAGTACAGTGATAGTACGTTGGAACGGCTGAAGTTTGCAGCTTTTGACGAGAGACTTAGTGTAGTTGGACTTTTACTTGGAAAGTTAAATGAACTGTTCCGGAATGCTTATGATACAGACCGCTTTGTGACAGAACTCTTTGGCTGGCTCAAGTCATTTCAGGCGGCAGGAGGAGCTTTTACGGAGACGATTCTTGCAGCAGAACAGAAATACGAAGGGCTTCGAACAGCGGAACAGATGACGAAGGCAGAAAACCGGATGGCAAAACGTATCTGTACAACACTGGAAGGCTATGGAAAAGCCATTCTTTTAGAGCATCTTCAAGGGGAGGATGCGTTAAGATATGTAAAAGAGGCGTTTGCACAGGAAGTGCAGAGGAGGGAACTGTCGATCAAAACAGTCGGGGCTGCACTGGAACATGCGTTTTTATTTTTGGAAGCCGCTTTCGGAGAGAGCCAGGAGATGGTAATTTTTGTGACAGAACTTGATACAAATTACTATGCAATACAGTTTATTAAGGAAAATGGCTGTGATCTTTATTACAAACACCATCGGGGAATGCTGTTTGAAGAAACAAGAGAAGAGATCCTTTCTGAACTGAATGAGGTGGAACAGGAAATGCGTGAAAAGGAGTAA
- a CDS encoding VWA domain-containing protein — protein MKELENGRLYEIGCRILRAAGNELYVRMRFLDVALSGFVFQMDNEVKTAGTDGLFIYFNVRDLGGLYREDRIEVNRLYLHMVLHCIFRHMLKKGSREKELFSLACDIVIESVIDSLDLRNVRRGRSPLRRETYRQMEQKMRVLTAEKVYRELEHMNLTEIEFQKLQKEFTVDDHCFWENSEDPKRKTEIQNRWEDVSEQMQTEMETFAKESTQDAGDLLEQMQIENRERYDYREFLRKFSVFREEIGVDADSFDYTFYSYGLRFYGNLPLIEPQEWKEVKKVEEFVIVVDTSMSCSGELVRNFLEETYSILCEQESFFRKVKIHIIQCDERVQEDIRITEEKELKAYMEHLEMKGGGGTDFRPAFEYIAELLERGEFEQLRGVLYFTDGQGSYPEKKPPYDTAFVFMQKDYKDVDVPPWAMKLVIEEEDVKEQEEEKLWTSSVQNRK, from the coding sequence ATGAAAGAATTGGAGAATGGGCGTCTCTATGAAATTGGATGCAGAATTTTAAGGGCGGCCGGAAATGAACTCTATGTCCGGATGAGATTTCTCGATGTGGCGTTATCCGGATTTGTTTTTCAAATGGATAACGAAGTGAAAACAGCCGGTACAGACGGACTTTTTATTTACTTTAATGTCAGAGATCTGGGCGGTTTGTATCGGGAAGACCGGATAGAGGTAAACCGGCTGTATCTCCATATGGTACTGCACTGTATTTTCCGGCATATGCTGAAAAAAGGAAGCCGTGAGAAAGAATTGTTTTCACTTGCCTGTGATATTGTCATTGAGTCGGTTATTGACAGCCTGGATCTGAGAAATGTGCGGCGGGGGCGGTCGCCTCTTAGGAGAGAAACCTACCGGCAGATGGAGCAGAAGATGCGGGTTCTTACAGCGGAAAAGGTGTATCGGGAATTAGAACACATGAACTTGACAGAAATAGAATTTCAGAAGCTTCAGAAAGAATTTACTGTGGACGATCACTGTTTCTGGGAAAACAGTGAAGATCCGAAGCGAAAAACGGAAATTCAGAATCGCTGGGAAGATGTGAGTGAGCAGATGCAGACAGAGATGGAGACCTTTGCGAAAGAAAGTACTCAAGATGCAGGAGATTTGCTGGAACAGATGCAGATTGAAAATAGAGAACGATATGATTATCGGGAATTTTTGAGAAAATTTTCAGTGTTTCGGGAAGAAATTGGTGTAGATGCAGATTCATTTGATTATACTTTTTACAGTTATGGATTGAGATTTTATGGAAATCTTCCGCTGATTGAACCACAAGAGTGGAAAGAAGTAAAAAAGGTGGAAGAGTTTGTGATCGTGGTTGATACCTCCATGTCCTGTTCCGGGGAGCTGGTCAGGAATTTTCTGGAGGAGACGTACAGCATTTTGTGTGAACAGGAAAGCTTCTTCCGGAAAGTGAAGATCCACATTATCCAATGCGATGAAAGGGTACAGGAAGATATTAGAATTACTGAAGAAAAAGAACTAAAAGCCTATATGGAACATCTGGAAATGAAAGGCGGAGGCGGAACAGATTTCCGTCCGGCATTTGAATATATTGCAGAACTTTTGGAACGCGGAGAATTTGAACAGCTTAGAGGTGTGCTTTATTTTACGGATGGACAGGGAAGCTATCCGGAGAAAAAACCACCCTATGATACTGCGTTTGTATTTATGCAGAAGGACTATAAAGATGTGGATGTACCGCCCTGGGCGATGAAGCTTGTAATCGAGGAAGAAGATGTGAAAGAGCAGGAGGAAGAAAAGTTATGGACATCAAGCGTGCAAAACAGGAAATAA